GATGTCGCCGGCCTGATAACTTCCGCACCAAATGTTTGTTGTTCTGGGCCTCGCCGAATGAGTATAGAAGGCGTTTGTCGAAGGAAAGGGGCGTGCAGGGGCTTGGGCGGGAAGACGAACGTCATGCGGTGACATATCGTGTAAGGTGGCCAGCCTCGCTCGCGCAAGGCTGGCCGATTCATTACTCGCAGTTAGTACACACCGCTACCCACGGCCCAAGGATCGCGGTTACCGGCGTGAGTACTTCGCGTGTCATAACCAGCATCTTTCCGCCTTCTTGAACATAGCCGTTGGCGAGAAGCGTGAGATTCACACCCGGGACAATCTCGGTGTTGACGCTGCCCATGCTCAGTCGGCCATCGGTTAGCCTTACGTTCGCCGCGTTGAAGACGAAGGTTGCCTGCAAGTCGCGGAAGCTACGCCCCAACTCTCCCTGTCTCGCTGCTTGCGACTGGCTGATCGATTTGAGTACCCCGTTGCCTTCCGCGTCGAACTCCAGCGTGCCGGCGACCAGGCGATTCACCTCGACTGTCCGATAGCTACCTGTCTCGGTTGCGTTGAATATCGAGCCGAGACCCACGCTCATGATCTTGTATTTGCGGTTCGCGAGAGAGGTAAGCTGCTTGTCACGCTTGACGCCCATCCACGCGGTACGTCTCCCCGACGGTTCATCCCTCAGCTCGGTCCCGCCTGTTTCGTCAATGTCCTGACGGCTGGGCATCTGTTGAGACACGAGCATGGTCAGACTGTCAGCAGACACCCAGCCTGTTACGGCCTCAACTGCATCGCCACCGGCGGGTGAAAATTCGAGTTGCCCATTCTGGCCGACGGAATAGGCTGCGGTGCTCAACTGCGCGCTGGTGGGCGAGCAATCCGAGTTGTCGGGTTCGCGGATATATTGAGACGTTAGGTCAGCTAGATTGATGATCAGGTCGCGGTCACGCCGCTCGCACAGCTCTGCCTCGTTATTCTCGCGCAGGCCGAGGTCGAGCAGGCGCATGGCGAAGTTTATCTTGGGATCCGCGTCGTCGCGTGTTTCGGTCTCGACTTCGATGATACCGTAGTCACCGAGAACGGTCGGCGTAGTGGTCGGTTTCTTGATTCCGATATCCAGGAATCCGCCGAGGACCTGCAGTTGTTGTGCGCCCTCTGAATCGGTAACCAGGCGATCATCATAGGCGTCGCCGACCAGAGTGGTATACGGCGTACCGGTGCCGGCTGCCCGCAGACGATTGGTCGACTCGAAGTCTCGGTCGGTACAGGCCGCGTCGTCGGTCTGGCAGGCCGCTACCGCGTCGTCTTCCTTGTCATACGGACCGACCACTTCGCTTGAAGGTACGGTCAGGCCTCGGCTATCGATCGACATGCTGCCCTGGTTCGCTTCGTCACTGATCGCCGCGTTGACCGAGCGATAGCCTGACAGGTCCGAAACCGCTTCGTATTCGAGGTTGTCGCCGATGGCAGAGGAAAACGCCACTGAGCCGTCTTGGTTTGTTCGAAGTTGAACGGCTGTGTCGCTACCGCCTATCAGCGCGCCGCCGCCGTCGACGGAGCTGTAGACACCAACGTTGAAGCTCTGGAAGTGGTAGTCACCATCTACGGCAGCCAGAGCATCTTCATCAGCGGGCGGGGCGGTGCCACGATCAATGGCATCCTCTACGACCAGCGACAGTTGCGCGTTGAGCTGCTCCAGCATTTCATCGGTGCTGGTATTGTTACGGTATGCCTCGTTGATCGCCTGTTGTGTAGCGGGGTCTTCGGCGAGTTTGACGATTTCTTTCACCAGCGAATCGAGATCTTCAATCGATAGCTGATCCAGTTCTGCCGCGCGATTGACGATGGCTCGGGTGATGAACGTCGAGACGGGGCTGGCTACAAGGCTCTCCTGCTGATAAAGCGGTACGCTGAGATTCATCTCCGGGCCAGTCTGTACGCGAATGTACGCGTCAACCCGCGGGTCGAAGGGCAGATCTAGCAGGTAGTTGCCCTGCGATTCCGTGATAGCGAAGTCTTCACCACCTTCAAGCACTTCGTCTTCATCATCGCTGGGGTCGTCGGGCGTGCCGTTTTTGTTGCCATTGATCAGGACAACAGTGAAGTCTTCAGGCGCCAACGACTGAGCAGCCTGCGCAAAGGCCGGGGAGATCAGTGCATCGAGCACCGCAGCCAGCACTTTCTCAGCATTGCTGCTTGGCTTGGCGCGGAAAGTTACCTGCTCGGCTGAAGGTGCGTCGACGGTGAGTTCATACCGCGTGGTAGCCGGAGTAGGGTTTGGGTCGGTAGGGTTGTCGGTGACCGGCGGCTCGGCGGTGGACCCACCGCCGCTGTTGCTGCTACCGCCGCCGCTCAAACAACCTGTCAGAAGTACTGCTGCCGCTACGGCTGAAGCCAGGGGCCATTTTCTGAAATGATGCATGTGTCCAGTTCCATTGGGTTGAGGAACTGGCATTTGGCCTCAAACAGCCGGGCCTTCGCATCATGCAAATGGATGATGCTTTTCAGCCTCATAGCTGTTCCAGCAGAACCCCGCATTCCATATGGTGCGTGTACGGGAACTGGTCGAACAGCGCACTGCGTGTAACCCGGTGGGTCGAGCTGAGTGTTTCGAGATTGGCCGCGAGCGTTTCAGGGTTGCAGGAGATATAAAGAATGCGTCGATAACGGCTGACCAGCTCGAGCGTGGCCGGGTCGAGCCCGGCCCGAGGCGGGTCGACGAACACCGTGCCGAAGTTGAAGCCGCTCAGATCGATCCCTTCCAGTCGTCGGAAGGGCCGGACCCCGTTCAACGCATCGGTCACTTCCTCGCTGGATAGACGGACCAGAGTGACGTTGTCCACATCATTGTCTGCGAGATTCTGCAGGGCCGAGCGAACCGAGCTTTTCGACAGTTCCGTGGCCAGCACCTTGCGAAAACATGTCGACAGCGGCAGCGTGAAGTTGCCGTTGCCACAGTACAGCTCCAGCAGATCGTCTTCATTGCGGCCAGCAGCGGCCAGCGCCCAGCTGAGCATATGCTGGTTGACCGTGCCGTTCGGCTGGGTGAAGCCACCTTCTACCTGCTGATAGCGCCAGGCACGGCCGGCCACGCTGAGTTCTTCACACACATGGTCGCGCTGCAGTACGCGCTTGCGCCCGCGGCTGCGGCCGATGATCAGAATGCCCAGCTCGTCGGCGAGCTTTTGCGCTGCGGTGTCCCAGGTTTCGTCGATCGGTCGGTGATAGCACAGCGTGACCAGCGCCTCGCCAGAGAGGGTGGTCAGGAATTCAACCTGAAACAGCTTGCGCCCCAGTACCGGGTCAGCCTTGCAGGCTTCCAGCAGGGGGTTCATCAGGTCGTTGATGCGCTGCGAGGCGATCGGTAACCGGTCGATCAGTACCGGCGTACGTTTGTCGCCCTGTTCGAACATGGCGTAATGCGGCACGCCGCCTTCGTACCACAGACGAAATTCGGCGCGCAGCCGGAAGTGCTCGCGGGGGGACTCGAACACGTCCGGCGCCGGGGCCTCGAACGGTGCCAGCAGATCGACAAGCCGCTGGCGTTTCTCAGCCAGCTGCTGCTCGTAACGGTCCGGTTCGAATCCCAGGCCCATCAGTTGAACAACGCGAGCTTGACGACGAACAGGCCGGCCAGCACGTACAGGCTGGGGTTCAGTTCCTTCCAGCGACCAGACAGAACCTTGATCGCGGTCCAGCTGATGAAGCCCAGCGCGATGCCGTTGGCGATGGAGAAGGTCAGCGGCATCATGATCGCCGTGATTACCACGGGAGCCGCCTCGGTCAGGTCTTCCCAGTCGACCTGCACGAGTCCGCCGGTCATCAGCACAGCGACGAACAGCAGCGCAGGGGCGGTGGCGAAGGCGGGCACGGCGCCGGCCAGCGGCGAAAAGAACAGGCAGAGCAGGAACAGCCCGGCGACGACACAGGCCGTCAGGCCGGTGCGGCCGCCGGCGGTGGTTCCGGCAGCGGATTCGATATAACTGGTGGTGGTCGAGGTGCCCAGCGCGGCCCCTGCCATGGTGGCGGTACTGTCGGCCATCAGGGCGCGGCCCAGACGCGGCATCTTGCCGTCGGCATCGACCAGATTGGCTTTCTGCGCGACACCGATCAGTGTGCCGGAAGTATCGAACAGGTCAACGAACAGAAAAGCGAAGATCACACTGATCAGGCCGATTTCCAGCGCGCCGCGCAGGTCCAGCTCTAGAAAGGTCGGCGCCAGGCTCGGTGGCGCGGAGACGATGCCATTGGCCTGGGTAAAGCCTGCCAGCAGACTGATCCCGGTGATCAGCAGAATGCCGATCATCACCGCCCCGGTGACGCGGCGATAGGCCAGAGCGACGATCACGGCAAAGCCTAACGCGGCCAATAGCGGGCCGGGCTGGGTCAGGTCACCGAGGGCAACCAGCGTAGCCGGGTGATCCACCACGAGACCGGCGTTCTTCAGCGCAATCAGCGCCAGAAACAGGCCGATACCGGCGGCGATTGCCGAGCGAAGCGGCATCGGGATGCTGTTGATGATCCACTCGCGCACCTTGAAGATGCTCAGAAGAAAGAACAGAAAACCGGAGATGAACACCGCACCCAGCGCGACCTGCCAGCTGTAGCCCATCGAGCCGACTACCGTGTAGGCGAAGAACGCGTTCAGACCCATGCCGGGGGCGAGTGCGATGGGATAGTTGGCCCAGAGCCCCATGATCAGCGAGCCGATAGCCGCTGCCAGACAGGTGGCGACGAAGGCGGCGCCCGGATCGATGCCCGCATCGCTCATCATCATCGGGTTGACGAAGACGATGTACGCCATGGTCAGGAAGGTCGTCAGTCCGGCAAGAATTTCCGTACGAACGGTGGTGCCGTGGGCTTTTAGTTGGAACAGCTTTTCCAGCATGGCGGGGGTCTCGAATGAGGGGGCCGAAAAGCGGCGCATTCTAACCTAGTTTGCCGTGCAATTGGATATCGCGGCTGTGGTGATGTTGAGGGGCAAGCGTGATCCGTATGCAAATCTGTGGCAGGCTTGGCGGTCACATTTCAAGGGGAAGCATTATGAGCGATTCGATCAACACCGACGAACAGCGCGTCAGCTATGGTATTGGCCGTCAGATGGGCGATCAGCTGGGTGCCAGCAACATTCCGGATCTGAACATTGATCTGGTCGTTGCAGGTCTGCGCGACGCATTTGGCGGGCAGCCGAGCCAGGTTGACGAGCAGCAGCTTGCGGCGGCCTTTCAGGTGCTTCAGGGCAAGATGCAGACGCAGGCCGAGGAAGCCGCTCGCCAGGCCGGACAGGCCGGCGTTGACTACCTGACTCAGAACGCGCAGCGCGATGGCGTCGTGACGCTGGCGTCGGGCCTGCAATACGAAGTGATCAGTGAAGGCACAGGCGCTACCCCAACCGCGAGCGACACCGTGCGTACCCATTACGAAGGCACGCTGATCAGCGGTGAAGTGTTCGACAGCTCCTACAAGCGCGGTCAGCCTGCAGAATTCCCGGTGGGCGGTGTGATCGCCGGCTGGACTGAAGCGCTACAGCTGATGAAGGAAGGAGCCAAGTGGCGCCTGTATATTCCCTCCGAGCTGGCATACGGTGCCCGCGCCGCCGGCAGCATCCCGCCGCACAGCACGCTGGTGTTTGATATCGAGCTGATCAAGGTTCTTTGAGCGGTGCGCATCTGGGCGCGATCGCGTAGGTGAGGGTGGCACTGGTTTGTGCATTCTTCTTCGCGGTCATGCCCGCTCCTACTGGGGGGCGTCGTTATCGGGGCGAGGGCGCCGCTTCTACACGGTAGGGCATAGATAGGTTTTTGTAGGAGCGCACCTGGGCGCGAAGCGGAGGTGGGGGCGGCACAGACGTTGTGCATTCTTCTTCGCGGTCATGCCCGCTCCTACAGGGGGCGCCGTTATCGTGGCGAGGCCGCCGCTCCTACCCGGTGGGGCATAGGTAGGCTTTTGTAGGAGCGCACCTGGGCGCGAAGCGAGATCTGACACAATTGCTTCGTGGCAAGGCGCCGCGGCTGCAGATAAATCAGAACTGACGGGCGATGGCGAAGCGGGCGAGTTGTTCCAGCGAATCTCGGAAGACTGATGGCGGCAGCGTCTGCAGCATTTCCACGGCAAGATCCGACTGCTGCTGGGCCATGCGCTGGGTGTAGGCGAGGGCGCCGCTGCTTTCCACGGCCTCTCGAATCGGCCCAATGTCTTCAAGCCCGCCTTTCTGAATGGCGTGTCGCACCAGCCTCGCCTGCTCAGGCGTGCCTTCGCGCATGGCGTAGATAAGCGGAAGCGTCGGTTTGCCTTCGGCGAGGTCGTCGCCGACATTCTTGCCCATGGCTGAGGCATCACCGCTGTAATCCAGTACGTCATCCACCAGCTGGAAGGCCACGCCCAGCGCGTCGCCATACTGGCGCAGCGCCTCGATCTGCGCCTCGCTCGCGTCGGCCAGCAGCGCAGCGGTATGCGAGGAGGCTTCGAACAGCATGGCGGTCTTGCTGCGGATGACTTCCAGATAGGTGGCCTCGTCCGTGTTGGCGTCGCGTACCTTCGAAAGCTGCAGAACCTCGCCTTCGGCAATGACATTGGTCGCGTTGGCCAGCGCGCGCATGATGCGCATGTCACCGAGCTCGACCATCATTTCGAAGGCGCGGGAATAAAGGAAGTCACCTACCAGCACGCTAGGTGCATTGCCCCAGAGGGCATTGGCGGTCGACCGGCCGCGACGCATGTCGGACGTATCAACGACGTCGTCGTGTAGCAGCGTGGCGGTATGCAGGAACTCGATGATGGCTGCCAGCGAGTGCTGTCGGGTGTCATTCACGCCGCAGGCGCGGGCGGCCAGCAGAACGACCAGCGGACGCAGACGCTTGCCACCGGCTCCGATAATATAGTTGCCAATCTTCTCTACCAGCGGGACACGGGAATGCAGCTGTCGCATGATCAGCTGATTGACGGCTTCAAAGTCTTCCGTCACGGCGGAGTAGAAAGGCAGGGTGGTCATCTAACGCACGCTTTATGAGTGGTTGCGCGGCATGCTAGGCGGCACGCCTGTCGCTGTCAAGAAAGCGGCAGTCTTTGCCGGAAGTCGGCGCGAGTTCACGTTTTTGTCATCCACTGCAGGGCGCGCGCCGCCGGGTTTCCCGCGGGGTGCGCAGGGCTTGCGCCGGAGCCTCGGGATGCGTAGAATCCACGCCCCTGAAAACCCGATTTACAGCATCCCTGTTTTGACAATGGCAAGGTCGGGCCCGATAGGCGGGTTCACTTGCAGCCATGCCGGCCACTAACGATTATACCCAAGCGCCGGGTGAGCAGGTTACGGAGAAAACACATGTACGCAGTGATTGTTACCGGTGGCAAGCAGTACAAGGTCGCCGAGGGCGAGTACCTGAGAGTCGAGAAGCTGGAAGGCGAAACTGGCGCAAGCATTCAGTTCGATCGCGTTCTGCTGATCGGTAACGGTGACGACGTCACCATCGGTGCTCCGGTTGTCGAAGGCGCCAAGGTGACCGCAGAGATCAACTCCCATGGTCGTGGCGATAAGGTCCGGATCATCAAGTTCCGTCGCCGTAAGCACCACATGAAGCGTCAGGGCCACCGTCAGTGGTACACCGAAATCAAGATCACCGGCATCTCTGCCTGATCCAGCTTTAGGAGATACAATCCCATGGCACACAAAAAAGCAGGCGGTTCCACGCGCAACGGTCGCGATTCAGAATCCAAACGACTTGGCGTCAAGCTGTTCGGCGGTCAGGTTGCAAACGCAGGCAACATCATCGTTCGCCAGCGTGGCACTGAATTCCACCCGGGCAAGAACGTCGGTATGGGCAAGGATCACACTCTGTTCGCCAAGGCGGAAGGCGTGATCAAGTTCGAAGTGAAGGGCAAGTTCGGTCGTCGCTACGTGAACGTCGTAGCTGGCTGATAGCTTCGCCGCTTTGAAAAAGCCCTGTCTCGCGACAGGGCTTTTTTGTTTCTAGACTGGTTGCATGAAGCAGTTAACCTCAACCCATCCCGCGAGGGAGGGAGCACGATGAAATTTGTTGATGAAGTCGCGATCACGGTCAAGGCCGGTGATGGCGGTAATGGCTGCATGAGCTTCCGCCGCGAGAAGTTCATCCCAAAAGGTGGCCCCGATGGCGGCGACGGTGGTGACGGCGGCTCGATCTTTCTGGAAGCCGATCCCAATCTGAACACCCTGGTCGACTATCGCTACACGCGCCGCTTCAATGCGCAGCGTGGCGAGAACGGTCGCGGCAAGGATTGTACTGGCGCCAAGGGCGAGGACATGGTGCTGCCGGTTCCGGTGGGTACGACGATCGTCGATGCCGGTACCCAGGAGATCATCGGCGACCTGACCGAGCCCGGTCAGCGCCTGCTGGTGGCTCAAGGCGGTTTTCACGGTCTGGGTAACACCCGTTACAAGTCCAGCGTCAACCGCGCACCTCGGCAGACCAGCAACGGTTCGCTGGGCGAACAGCGCGACCTGAAGCTGGAGCTGAAGGTGCTGGCAGATGTCGGCCTGCTCGGTCTGCCGAACGCAGGCAAGAGCACGCTTATTCGCGCCATCTCCGCGGCCAAGCCAAAAGTCGCCGACTACCCCTTCACGACCATGGTGCCAAACCTGGGCGTGGTCGATGTTGGTCAACTGCGCAGTTTCGTGATTGCCGACATCCCGGGTGTGATCGCCGGGGCTGCAGAGGGCGCCGGCCTGGGCACGCGCTTCCTCAAGCACCTGTCCCGTACTCGGCTGTTGCTGCATCTTGTCGACATGGCGCCGCTGGATCAGAGCGATCCGGCCGAAGCCGTCGAGACGATCATCCACGAGCTCGGCAAGTTCAGCCCGGCGCTGACCATGCGTGAACGCTGGTTGGTGCTGAACAAGTGCGACCAACTGCTTGAAGATGAGCAACAGGCGATCCTCGATGACGTAGTCGAGCGGCTCGAGTGGGACGGCCCGGTATTCGTCATCTCTGCCGCCGAGCGACAGGGCACCGATGAGCTGGCCAAGTCGGTGATGAACTGGCTCGACGAGCGTACTCAGCGTCTGCTGGACGACGAGGATTACGCCAAGGCGCAGGCCGAGCTGGATCAGGCCATTGAAGATGAAGCGCGTGCGCACATCCAGGCGCTGGACGATCGCAAGGCGCTGCGCAAGCAGGGCCTGCTCAACGACGAAGATGATGACGACTTCGACGATGAGGATGACGAGGACGGTCCTGAGATCATCTACGTTCGATGAATTGCACCGCACCTGCCACTCGGCAGGCTGCGGTCAATCCCTTCTAGCAGTACAATGCCGGTTCTTCTTCCCTGGTTGATGGAATCAGCATGCGTGAAAAGGTAACCAATGCCCGGCGGTGGGTGGTCAAGATCGGCAGTGCGCTCCTGACTGCCGATGGTCGCGGCCTCGATCGTGATGCGATGGCGGTCTGGGTGGATCAGTTGGTTGCCTTGCGCAAGAGCGGTGCTGAACTTGTTCTGGTGTCCTCGGGTGCGGTTGCGGCCGGCATGAGCCGGCTGGGCTGGACCGAGCGGCCAAAAACCATTCATCAGATGCAGGCCGCTGCCGCTATCGGGCAAATGGGGCTGGTGCAGGCCTGGGAGTCCAGCTTCCAGGCGCACGGCCTGTCGACCGCCCAGGTTCTCCTCACTCACGATGATCTCTCCGACCGCAAGCGCTACCTGAACGCCCGTAGCACCCTGCGTGCGCTTCTGGATCTCGGTGTGATTCCGGTGGTGAATGAAAACGACACCGTGGTCACCGACGAGATCCGCTTTGGTGACAACGATACGCTGGGCGCACTGGTGACCAACCTGGTCGAGGCTGATGTGCTGGTGATCCTGACCGACCGTGATGGGCTGTATACGGCGGACCCGCGCAGCAATCCCGATGCTGAGCTGGTTTCCGAGGCAATGGCTGACGATTCGAAACTGGATACCATGGCTGGTGGCAGCGCTGGTGCGCTGGGCCGTGGCGGAATGTTGACCAAACTCCGCGCGGCGCGCCTGGCCGCGCGTTCCGGTGCCGGCACGGTGATCGTCGGTGGCCGTATCGATCGCGTGATCGAGCGACTGCAAGCGGGTGAGGCGTTAGGTACCTTGCTGCTGCCCGAGAAGGGCATGCTGGCGGCGCGCAAGCAGTGGCTTGCCGGTCACTTGCAGACGCGCGGCAAGCTGTTCATCGACGAAGGCGCGGTCGGTGCGCTGACGGCAGGGCGACGCAGTCTGTTACCGGTTGGGGTCAAGGCGGTCGAAGGTAATTTTCGGCGCGGCGAGATGGTCGTGTGTATCGGGCCGGACGGGCGTGAAGTCGCGCGCGGACTGGTCAACTATAGCGCGCAGGATGCTGCCAGGATCATCGGGCAGCCGACCGAGGCCGTAGCCACCATCCTGGGTTATATCGACGAGCCCGAACTGGTGCACCGAGATAATCTGGTGCTGGTCTGAGCCGAGTTTGGGCGCAGGGCCGGATGGCTTCTTCTTCGCGCCCAGGTGCGCTCCTACACAGACCCTCGCGCATGGAGGGGTTTCTGTAGGAGCGCAACTGGGCGCGAAAGGGGCGCGCAGGATTTCACTCCATGCAACCTTCTTCGCGGTCATGCCCGCTCCTACAACAAACCGATCGAATTGCAGGCATAAAAAAAACCGGCTCGCAAGCCGGTTTTTTTACATCAACAGAACGCGATCAGGCGGCTTCAGCCATGGCCTTGATGTGTGCGTTCAGGCGGCTCTTGTGACGAGCGGCCTTGTTCTTGTTGATGATGCCCTTGTCAGCCATGCGATCGATGACCGGCACGGCTGCAGTGTATGCAGTGCGTGCCTTCTCGAGGTCCTTGGCGTCAATGGCTTTTACAACGTTCTTGATATAGGTACGAACCATGGAGCGCAGGCTTGCATTGTGATTGCGGCGCTTCTCGGCCTGCTTGGCGCGTTTCTTGGCTTGAGGTGAGTTGGCCACCGTCTTGCTCCTCAGAAAATCTGGATGAATAAGGTACAAATAAGGCCGCGTACTATGCCGCCGAGGTCCTGCAATGTCAAGGGGCTGGAGGATGCCTTTCGGCAGTACGGTTCGGCTATCTGTGCGGACCACAATGATAGCCAGCGCAGCGCCCCGGCGCTATGATCGCGGTTTTGCCCAAGACCCTGCCAATGACCTCCGAAACACCCGCTTCGCCGCCGGAAAAGGCTCCCAGTCTGCTGCGCTCCGGCATGGTCGTGAGCATCATGACCATGCTCTCGCGCGTGCTCGGCATGGTGCGGGACGTGGTCATCGCGGCTTACTTCGGCTCCGGCTCTTCGGCCGATGCCTTCTTCATCGCCTTCAAGATTCCCAATTTCATGCGCAGGCTGTTCGCCGAGGGAGCCTTCAACCAGGCATTCGTGCCGGTGCTAAGCGAATACCGCGCCAAGCGCGCCTTCGAGGAGGTGCGCGATCTGGTCAATCGGGTGGCCGGCACGCTCGCCTTGACGCTGGTTGGCATCACTGCGGTGGGCGTGGCCGGCGCGCCGGTGCTGATCAGTGTGTTCGCGCCGGGCTTTCACGACGAGCCGGAGAAGTTGGCGCTGGCGGCGGACATGCTGCGCATCACCTTTCCCTATCTGCTGCTGATTTCGCTGACGGCGCTGTGCGGTTCGATCCTCAATAGTTATGGCCGCTTCGCCGTGCCTGCGTTCACGCCGGTGCTGCTCAACGTCAGCATGATCGGCGCGACGCTGGTGCTCACCCCATATTTCGATCAGCCGGTCATGGCGCTGGCCTGGGGCGTGTTCATCGCCGGTGTCGTGCAGTTGCTGTTTCAGCTGCCGTTCCTGGCGCAGATTCGCCTGCTGCCGGTGCCGCGCCCGGATCGCAAGCATGAGGGCGTGAAGCGGATCATGACCCTGATGGTGCCGGCGTTGTTCGGCGTCTCGGTCAGCCAGATCAACCTGCTGCTCGACACCGTGCTTGCCTCGTTCCTGCAGACCGGCAGCATTTCCTGGCTGTACTACGCCGATCGGCTGTCCGAGCTGCCGCTGGGTGCCTTCGGCATCGCGATCGGCACGGTGATCCTGCCAGCGCTGTCTCGCCAGCACGCAGGGGACGACCCGAAAGGCTTTGCCGCGACGCTCGACTGGGCGGTGCGCATGGTCCTGCTGGTCGGTGTGCCCGCGGCGTTGGCGCTGTTGCTGCTGGCCGAGCCGCTGATTGCCACGCTGTTTCACTATGGCGCGATGACCGAGGGCGACGTTTTGCAATCGGCCGCTGCGCTACGGGCTTACGCAGTCGGCGTTCTAACCTTCATGCTGATCAAGGTGCTGGCACCGGGCTTCTTCGCCCGTCAGGACATGAAGACCCCTGTGAAGATCGCGATGATCTGCATGGGTGCGAACATGGTATTCAACCTCATCCTGATCTGGCCGCTGGCGCACGTGGGTCTGGCGCTGGCGACGTCGATGTCTGCATTGCTGAACGCTGGATTGCTGTGGTGGGGGCTGCGCAAGGCCGGTATCTATGAGGCGCAGCCGGGCTGGCCAGTGTTTATCTTGCGACTGGTGCTGGCCTGCGCGGCGATGGCTGCCATCGTACTGTGGCTGGCGCCGGGTGTGTCGGAGTGGTTTGACTGGGGCTGGCAGCAGAAGGCGCTGGAGATGACCATTCTGGTG
Above is a window of Halopseudomonas nanhaiensis DNA encoding:
- the murJ gene encoding murein biosynthesis integral membrane protein MurJ yields the protein MTSETPASPPEKAPSLLRSGMVVSIMTMLSRVLGMVRDVVIAAYFGSGSSADAFFIAFKIPNFMRRLFAEGAFNQAFVPVLSEYRAKRAFEEVRDLVNRVAGTLALTLVGITAVGVAGAPVLISVFAPGFHDEPEKLALAADMLRITFPYLLLISLTALCGSILNSYGRFAVPAFTPVLLNVSMIGATLVLTPYFDQPVMALAWGVFIAGVVQLLFQLPFLAQIRLLPVPRPDRKHEGVKRIMTLMVPALFGVSVSQINLLLDTVLASFLQTGSISWLYYADRLSELPLGAFGIAIGTVILPALSRQHAGDDPKGFAATLDWAVRMVLLVGVPAALALLLLAEPLIATLFHYGAMTEGDVLQSAAALRAYAVGVLTFMLIKVLAPGFFARQDMKTPVKIAMICMGANMVFNLILIWPLAHVGLALATSMSALLNAGLLWWGLRKAGIYEAQPGWPVFILRLVLACAAMAAIVLWLAPGVSEWFDWGWQQKALEMTILVVAGIGAYLAALLVAGLRMRHLRHG